The genomic DNA TTTGGCCAACGTTTCTCTCTCATCGACTGGGGCTCAATCTCTTTCAGATCGGAATCATTGATGGCATGGCAATCACAATAACTTCTCTGACCAAACTTGCATCAGGGTACGCTTCGGATAAGACCGGAAAGAGAAAGTCCTTCATCACGAGCGGGTATCTATTGTCGCTGATCGGCCGATTCATGTTCATCTTTTCGGCGACCTTCTGGCAGATCCTCTTCTATAAGGCCCTCGACCGAATAGGCAAGATGCGAGGTCCTCCAAGAGATGCGATCGTCGCAGCACATGCTGAGGAAAAGAATCGTGGTCGCGCCTTCGGGGTCCTTAGAGCAATGGACTCGGCGGGTGCAGTGGTCGGAGCAACTCTCAGCTTTTTCCTCTTCATGTACTTGGGATATTTTTGGACATTCATCCTTGCTGCGATTCCTGCCGGTCTCTCAGTCCTCATCATAGTTCTGTTTATCAAGGAACACCACGGGAAAAATGTCTTCAAGGGGGTCTCGTTTCGAGGTCTCAATCGCGACCTAAAGATGTTCCTTGTGGCCTCGATCATGCTGGCACTGGGAACATATAGCTATTCATTCCTGATCCTGTTCAGTGCGGATTTTGGTTACACCGATGTTCAACTTCCATTATTCTATATTTTGTTCACGGCGGTTTACGCAGCCTCCGCGTATCCGTTTGGTCGTGCCTCTGATAGAGTTGGGCGTAGGCCGATCCTCTTGGCTGCGTTTGTCCTTCTAGGAATAACTTCATTGTGGACCCACCTCGTCACCGACTGGTTTACGGCCATCCCACTCATGATCTTCTTTGGGCTGACCAATGGAGCTCTTGACCCAGTTCAGACAAGTTTTGTATCTGACTTGGTAGAGGAAGAGCGACGCGCAAGCATCATTGGCGCATTTCAGATGTCCATCGGATTAAGTGCTCTTCCGGGAGGAATGCTTCTCGGTTGGGCGTGGGATAACATCGGCAAGCTTGCAGCATTTGATCTGTCGCTGTTGCTTTGTGTGTTCGCAACAATATTATTGCTGCTTGTTAGACCAAGGACGATCAAATGAAACAAATCCGGAGCCGTGAGCCCATATTTCAACACAACATCATTCTTGTGTAATCTTTTGACCCAATATGCTAGGATCACAGAACACGAGATGTTTCAACATGATTATGTACTTTGGAAACTTCTGTTGCGAAAAGTTGTAGCTCCGATGGTTCTGCTGGTTTCTACATGACTACGAGCTTCTTAAACCGCTATGTGGAGTGGTGGTGAGCACCCCACATGAGCAGGCCATGCGAACGCCGTGCGCGTCCGCGCCGATTTTTCGACAGGGGCCAGATACCGTTCTTTACCCATTCTAAAAATGCTCACGTTAATAAAGGCCCGGTCATGGTTTCAACACGACAACGTACTTCTGAAACTAGGAAAATACACGAAAACGGTGTCCACAGTCTTTTCTAAGGAGGGGAATAATAGACTAGTAGTAGTAGTGCTCCCGTGTTTTAAAAGGTGTACATAGTAATCGAGATGAATGTAAGGATCAGCCGCAAGATGATCGGATGTATAATTGAAATGGTATATTGTATTGTAATGTACTGCGAATCTCAATGATATTGAAAATTGCAGGTCATCTCATACTTGGTCATCGTCATCCGAATCAATTGGATTGTTTCCTACGGATTCGGAAGGATATTCTTTCTCTTCATTTAGAGCATCGAGAATCGGTCTGGCATCAGCGTGGATTCGTACGAGAAGATGTTCATCTATAAACGCAACAAGGAATATTACAAATAGGATATAGCCAAAAATAGGGGCCGCATACAGAAAAAATGCAATATCTTGAATGATTGGTAATAGGAATATCACTGCAAGTCCTAAAAGTTGCCAGATCCACAAAAATATCACAATAGCACTCCAATTTACGAGAATCACTAGGATTCGCATGTGGCTTTTATATTTGACATAATCATCTTCAACGAATGTGGGCACACCAAGTCTAATTGCAGTAACGTGAGCCGTCTTTTTTATGTATTCGGTACCTGGAATTATCAATATAAAGAGCCCAGCCATGACAAATAGTACGACGCTTCCGGAGCCCACTCCAAATAGCCATACTGACTTTTTCTCCGCAATTGTGAAGAACCAATATGATAAGATTATGCCACCACATATATGCAATAATGCTCCGAAACCATTGAAACGATCTACTGGGTAGCTGTTGGTGTTCTGAGATTGGTCTTCTTTAGTCATGTGATTTCACATGTTCAATTATCATATCAATACGAATCAAAATGGTGATCCTACGGACCCAAGTGTATCAAGGTGTGCCAGTTTTCGGATAAAGCCACCTAAGGATGCGCTCGTTATGAAATACCAGACCCAATAGTAGATTCCGAAGCCGCCCTGTACCGGAACACCAAGCCAACCTACAAAGAAAGGCAAAAGCCTCTGGATGTTGAAGGGAATCACTGCAACAACACTTCCACCAAAGAGTGCTGAGAGAATCCCGAAGATGATCAGGAAGGGAATGTAAAAGATACACATGGGCTTCATGCGTGCACCCATCATCTGTGTCTGGATCCGCATGATACGTTGTTGATCATCCATGACATCTTGCAACAGGACGGGGTTCATAGACTTCCGTGCCTCTTTGAATTTTTGTTGCCACGCTTTGACCTCTTCCATCTGCTCATTTAACTTCTCAACATCTGTGAACTTCTTTGTAGAATATGTCGAGATGAAGACAACAAAGAGGCTCACTATTGTGATGAAGATCATTGACAGAGGCGGGTATAGTAATGGTCCTAGTGCATTGCCTATCGCTGCTATGATGTCTCCGATCAAGTCCATTGCAGGTCAAGATTTCAACTAAATTTCTCGTTTTAAGGTTTCTCCATCAATATGCTTTGCAAAAAATGGGATGTGTCATTGCATTCGGACTTCATGGTCCACCTTGTTATCATTATTTATTTTCTACTTGTGATCATAATGGTCTTCGACTATCGTGAAGCGTATTGTTCTACCTGATTTCTTTAGATGTGCAATACTATTTAATTCACAATTTTGGTGTTCCCGCGTTGACATGATACGATCTCCCTCTTCTTACTCTGAAGCATATGTCAATACGTGTACTCCCTACGATCGAGTACACGTGACAGGCGATATATTATAATTTCTCCTTTTTTTTCCGTATCATACGTGTACTAGTAAACGTGAGACGAAAATCTAGTAAACGTATTCGAAAAATCGAGCTTTCGAAAAATCGGTAGGAGTACACGTATAGGTGTTGCGCGCCAAACGGTGCACGCTCTAGGGGCAGAATTTGATAGTATGATGTACATGTGCCAGAATAACCGAGAATATCGCACAAATTTGCACTAAAATGGAAAATAACGACATTTTTTGCACCTATCATTTTTCATTGAAATCATACGTGTACTCTTTTCGACCTGATGTGTTTATATTTAGGATACGTGTACTCTTTATGTGTCAGCCGCCGGGAGGGCTTGACAGATGCAAATGTTCTCAAGAATGCTAAGAAGACAGGGTTTCTACAGGGTCAAAGGACAAGAGGATCCTGTGTACATGAAACATCACGTTGGAATCGGTGGAATATATGTCCGCATCACGGACAGACGAGCTTTGATCATGGTCCGAGACCTAGGGATCGAAGAGGAGTTCACGCGGGTCAAACGACTCGAGAACTTCATTAACTCGTTAGATGAAGAAGCGTATCGTCAGAAGTGCTTCATTGTATCTAAGATGCGTGCAGGTGGATCATGAGGTTCTCTCAGGGGGTCATACCCCCTCACATTTCTTTTTTATATACATATTCTTCAGTTTACGACTCTTAGTGATCCGACCAAATACGATACGACTGGAGCCAAACTTGCGATGACCAAATCATAGTGTTTCCAGTAATTCTGTATGGTGATCGGGGTTTCATCACGGTTGTGGATCTTACTCTAAGAAGATGTTCACCGCTGATGCAACTGAATAACATATTGTTGAATACAGCTCACTAGTAAGCGAATGATAAAGGTCCTGATCGTTTCCATTGAATGCCAAGTCGTTCCAAGAACCGTTGAATCACCCAGACCGGAATAGCTGTCATTGCCAAGAGGGAACCAATATAGAGTGTGCCCCCAAGTTGGTACGCAATGATCACTCCTGCTGCCACAAGCACCAATGGCATGGCAAGCAATAATGAAAAGTGGCTTGTGGCCTCTTCCTCTTCTATGGGAATTGACATTTTGTAAATGAGTGCGATCAGAGGGAGCACAAAAAAGAGAAACGATAGAAGTGAGAGAGAAAACCATTCCCTGAGCTCGAACAATTGAGCGGAGTAGCCTTCTTGGTGAAAGAGTACCACCGGAACGACCAGCCACACAGTCCAGTGATAGACCTGCAAACAAAATGGATATGATCCTTTACAAGTAGTGGGTTGCTGGGGAACCCCGATCCATGGAACAAATATACTCAGGACCAATAGGACCACAGAGGGGAACCGTGGATCTCTGCTCAGTGACCGCAGGCTACGATGTTCTAATGTTTTTCGTGACCATGCGACCAAAATCACAGCACAATATCCGACCATCAGCATCAGGATGACCTCTCCGAGACCAAGACTCAATCCGAACACTTCGACATAAGGGAGGTTAATCTCAGCACGGAGATTGAATGAACTGTTTGTGTCAGGATCGATGAATGACTTCAGCACTATTGAGTCGGGCCAGATCCGTTGACCTTGTTTAAACGGTTCGACTGGCTCGAGTGGTTCGATCTCTATTCTGAGCGGCCCGGTGAATTCGGGAATGTACAAGGTTCGAACTGGCCAGACATTTGCTAGCATTCCCCACATTTCGTAAAGACGGTTATTAGCAACAGATATGCTCAGTGATGTGAACATGAATTGTGGTGTTCGAGATATATCTATTTTTAATACTTTGAGACCTACAACTACGGATAACTCACGATCGGGAAGAACCACAAGCTTCACCGAGACACGTGATGATTCCAGCCACTTCACATACCCTGTGTAAATACCCGGCGCAAGATAGAATGTCGTCACATTATTCTCTATGAACAAGAGCGAATAGGTCTCATTCACAGTATCATTCTTGATGTATAAGATCGGTGGAGGATAGGCAAAGTATAGAAGCTGATCTTCTAGAAAATTCTCGCCCTCTGAAGTTGTCACCGTGAACGTGACTGGATACAATTCTTTAGTGAACGTTGCTTCTATCAATAGGCTCTCAATGATGATCTCAAATGTATCTGAGGACGTGATCCAGAGGTCTGTCCACACCTTATCTATCCCTGCCAGAGACGAATCACTTATGGGCCCCAATTGTATATTCAAACGGAGAGTTGCTGTCTGATTTTTCTCAACGATCAGATCTTGCCGAATATCTTTATTGTACGTGGGGATACGTACCTCGAAATCGAATTTGGGTGCGCCCGTCTTTACATGGACCTTCAGTGAAGCTGTGACATTATCACAAAACCCGCCTTGGATAAAATTATTAAAATGGAATTGAATATAGTTCCAATCAGTACAACCAGGACACTCTATGTGATACCCATCGTCTTCTGCATGCATTGATGAGATCATGGCCGGTTTAGCAATTACATCTCGCATGTGCAATGGCGCAAAAGGTGTCAAGTTGATCAGCGACACAGTGGTAAAAGCAGGTGAGGTATGAACTTTGGTATGGTAGAATGCAGGTGAGCTAACCTTGGTAGTTGTAACGACCTTTGTATCAATTGGCAGACTGTAACTCAATGACCAAATATATGGCAATTGCACGAGCATGAGCATTAGTACGAGCAACATAGACCATTCACGTTTTCTCCAGACAAAATCACTCTGTCTTGGTACACCATACAATTTTGCGGTATACGTACCGATTCTTCGTACACCATTTCTTGGAAGCCTACATGCTTGACGTACGAACTCGGTGATCCTCTCCTTTGTTATGGTCATTCCCAGCTTAGCCTCCTTTTTATGTTGTCAAACAAGAACTTGGCAATCTCTGTTGGTTGCTTGCCCTGTGGGATCCCAATTTTCCATTCCAAGGCAAGACCCTTGAGAATCTGTTCACACTCATCATGTAATGGGCATGAACTACAATCCCCTTCATGATCGTACCATACTTGGATCTGATATTCAGGAGAATATGTAATGTACGCGGTTGTTTTGTTGGCGGGGCAATATCCTATTGCAAATCCGTATCTCTTACTGATATGCTCCAGCTTTATTCTGTTCATCTTAGCAGTATGAACAAGCAACTTGCTGATCCTCTGCTCAGCTATCCGTTGAGCTTGACTGACAAACGGTCGGGACACTCCTAATTCAACGGCTATTTGAGAGGGCGGAACTTCTTGGCGTCGTTTTAGCCAAATTATGCTCTGGCGCTTTGTGGGATAGCGAAATGAAAACATCAATCATCTCAACCGTTAGTTAATCACTTTCATGCAACTATTAAATCAAAGCCATATAAGTGCTATGCCTTCAAATGTGCTATAAGATCACAAGCATCCCACGCATATCACAAGCTTACGATCAGAGAAGGTACCAATTGTATTATGGGTGCATCAGATTTCAGGCACCAACGAATAAAAAATAAGGAAGGAGAGGCAGGCAGGCCGGAGGGAGGAGAGAGGTGTGTTCTTATGCAGGTAAGAGAGATGGTCCCCGTGGTTTGGTCGCGTGGTGTAAGTTCGGTCTGTTTTGAGATGGGGCCTGCCTTTGCCTCGGATAGTCGAGAGAGAGATCCACGTTGTTGACTGCGGTTCGGAAAGTTTAGTTGACCGGTAAGCAGTCGGTCTCGGATTCGATGCTGCGGTGTTGCGATATTCGCAATTCGGTCCCAACTCATTGCGATTTCTACA from Candidatus Thorarchaeota archaeon includes the following:
- a CDS encoding MFS transporter is translated as MVFGTASFLNDMGSDMIAPIWPTFLSHRLGLNLFQIGIIDGMAITITSLTKLASGYASDKTGKRKSFITSGYLLSLIGRFMFIFSATFWQILFYKALDRIGKMRGPPRDAIVAAHAEEKNRGRAFGVLRAMDSAGAVVGATLSFFLFMYLGYFWTFILAAIPAGLSVLIIVLFIKEHHGKNVFKGVSFRGLNRDLKMFLVASIMLALGTYSYSFLILFSADFGYTDVQLPLFYILFTAVYAASAYPFGRASDRVGRRPILLAAFVLLGITSLWTHLVTDWFTAIPLMIFFGLTNGALDPVQTSFVSDLVEEERRASIIGAFQMSIGLSALPGGMLLGWAWDNIGKLAAFDLSLLLCVFATILLLLVRPRTIK
- a CDS encoding EMC3/TMCO1 family protein, which produces MDLIGDIIAAIGNALGPLLYPPLSMIFITIVSLFVVFISTYSTKKFTDVEKLNEQMEEVKAWQQKFKEARKSMNPVLLQDVMDDQQRIMRIQTQMMGARMKPMCIFYIPFLIIFGILSALFGGSVVAVIPFNIQRLLPFFVGWLGVPVQGGFGIYYWVWYFITSASLGGFIRKLAHLDTLGSVGSPF